From a single Anaerolineales bacterium genomic region:
- a CDS encoding NBR1-Ig-like domain-containing protein produces the protein MKTRIASILALLIVGALLFSCGTNTPDQNGETVVDIDQVHTQAVATYASSLTETLVANPITSPTPIILRTDTPIVITATIEASPTSTSNPCYNLMYIDDVTIPDGTVMKAGEVFVKTWKVQNIGGCAWRTGFTFRHYGGDPMRGNTVTLTEAIQTGSIRDLSVQLVVPSENGSFQSAWRMADENGNFFGDTLTVEIVVEGGATPVPTGTP, from the coding sequence ATGAAAACCAGAATTGCGTCCATTTTAGCTCTGCTCATTGTTGGAGCCTTGCTTTTTTCGTGCGGGACAAACACCCCCGACCAAAATGGTGAGACTGTCGTTGATATTGACCAGGTCCACACGCAAGCTGTCGCCACCTACGCTTCATCACTGACAGAAACCCTGGTCGCCAATCCCATAACGTCTCCCACGCCGATCATCCTGCGGACCGATACCCCCATCGTCATCACCGCAACCATCGAGGCTTCCCCCACCTCCACATCGAATCCCTGCTACAACCTGATGTACATCGACGATGTCACCATCCCCGATGGGACCGTGATGAAAGCTGGCGAGGTTTTCGTCAAAACATGGAAAGTGCAAAACATCGGCGGATGCGCCTGGCGGACAGGGTTCACCTTCCGCCACTACGGCGGCGACCCGATGCGGGGCAATACGGTCACCCTGACAGAAGCGATCCAAACCGGCTCCATCCGGGATCTATCCGTCCAACTCGTCGTCCCCAGCGAGAACGGCTCGTTCCAGTCCGCATGGCGCATGGCGGATGAGAACGGGAATTTCTTCGGTGACACACTCACCGTTGAGATCGTGGTGGAGGGCGGCGCCACACCGGTCCCAACCGGTACGCCCTGA